TGAGGAAGGATCGGGCCCCTTTCAACTGTCTGATGGCAGCGCACAATTTAGACCATCCATTCCAAGTCCCTTAAAGCCATGCGATTCTGCCCCCAACCCTAGCTCCTCTCATCGTAGATCTCTTTCTAGGGTTTTCGAgcccctttctcttctcttgcCACAAGCAGCCTATCACGCCCTGAATCTCGAGGGTGCGCACaaccctcggtggtcgatagaaTTTCACGATGTTCCACGGACTCGCCACtgaccctttttcattttattgcacatgcggaaacgaatTAACTAATCTCCTAACAACAATatacatgggatagaaaagcaggacaaccaacttcaaatcaaatacacttttataaacacttcAAGCTCCTGGCTCTTCATACTAGgaacctgaaaatggttattcaataactaatgagatataaatctcagcaagttccaCCCCTAAGCCCTGgttagtacaccaactcaactcagGGTATCTATCTAGAACTATCCCACCACAAGCAACAACCAACAGTTGATTCGCATACAACCTTACCTGGTATGCCATACCCTACACGTTATAATTTAGCacaatacacgcaatgcacatgACCATTAGATGATACATTTCACCAATCACATACAAGTCGTATTACAAGCAATCTCACTTGGCCATTGCTACACTCTACACATTATCGATTCATGTGTGTGTGCCATAAACGATGTTATTCACTCATGCATATGATTAATGCATATAACAATTTCACACATCAATGCATCAATTCAAATCGagctatcgatcaatcgactcagtcgattacatgtcaatccgACCATTCCCCAGTCGTCTCACTTATTCAGTCTTAAATCTTACTCACGGCTCCACGAGCATAGTCTACCAAATTCCTTGGCTACAAATTACGATCCAAAGGACACTACCTAACTTTAGGTGGCAAATTATGGCCCAATGGGCACAACTTTAATAAGTGGcagattacggccttatcaAGCGCGACTCTTATCGggtggcaatttacggcccAACGGACGCGACCTTTGGCAGGTGGCAATTTATGGCCCCACGGGCGCGACCTTTGTCATGTGGCAATTTACAACCCAATGGGCGTGACTTCTATCaggtggcaatttacggcccAACAGGTGCGACCGACTCAAAATTCGATGGCAAATCTCGGCCCAACTAGCACAGCCATACTTTGGCGGCTTTCAAGGAtcaactcacaacctctcacGGTCATATTCTAAATGAAAACCGACACtaatcaattttgggataaatccccacataCTCATCCACTCACTCAATCCAATCAATCAATTGATTCAAACTAGTCCTATAAACCAAATACGGTGCCAAAAGTCGACACCGGgcattttcaagttaaataccaaaacttctccaatttcactTAGTTCCACACTCATCACTCAATTCATGTGGATGTTTATGCAATAACACATCCAATCACTTCATAGGATTAAACACACATGAAATTAGACACTTTTCATTCTCGAGTGAATAGTGTTTTGTGAACAATAACTCGTGAGTAGTACCTCGTAAACATTAAATCGTGAATAGTGTCGCATGAACAGTAAAATTCCATAATTTAATAAACTATCaattaaattcagaaatcattAAAAGCTTTAATTAAAGCAACCATCAATTAATTAGAGCCAAGCATACTTAATTAACCACATAAACCACATTAAGCAAGTAAAGCAAGATTAAGCTAGACTAATGTAATCCatccatctaaccacctatcttagggctaataaaacttaattaaatcacttaaactagaattaaatctaactaaaTCAACcttaagcaagtttaggcactaatcgaaggattaggagctaaactcacccgttaagcgGGCCGGAGACACCGATGCGGCGGCAACGACGGAGACAACGCTCCAAGACCTCAACAATGACGATCCAAGgtggtcccaagctcaacacAACAACCACAGCTCGGACTCCCACGGAAAACACTGAAAAATAGCCTTGCCGGAGGAGAAAATGAGTTGAACGGCTTGACCGGAGCTCCAATGAGGGGTTTGGCTGGCAACCGGTGGTTCCTGGGATTCTTGTGGATCTTGTGGGTGGTTGGGATGGGTGGAGGAAGGATCGGAATAGgagaaaaatggccaaaaacGTGAAACAGTGCAGGCTACAAACGGACCGATGGACCGACGACCGATTCCTTCACAGTGGTTCCTAGGCCGGCCGACATCTCTGTTCGGGACGAAATTAGGCTCGTTAGAATGGTCTGTCTCTTCCGGTCACGGTGATAGGTAGCTCGTTGGCTGATTCATTTGGGAAGACCACTTTTGACTCGATTCTTCACTGAAgggtcagctggagcagaaactggaggAGGGGGAAAACGAGGAAGAGAGGAGCTCGTCCGGTTTGGAGGCCgaatgggggagagagagagtgaagtgagGGCTGAAAGTACTCCTCATTAAGGCCATTAAATGGTTGCTTCAAGTTCCCATGTATGGtgacatcatcttctctctcttctccaacCTTTTTCTCCCTACAACTAAGGGTATTTTGGTCATTACATTGCACAATCACCATTCTGTCCTTGGGCTGAAAATGAAGGCCGGGCCTAAGAAATGGGCTTAGAAATGAACAAGAACGGGCTTGGGAATTGGTTGGGCTTGATTGGGCTCAAATGGGCTTAAGGTTTATTAAAGGGCTTAGAAGAAGGAATAGTTGGTTTGGCCCAATGGGCTCATTTGCTTGACTTAGGCCCATTATGGTGGCTGTCCCACCTTGGGCCTAAGGTCCACACTGGCTTGGCTCGGCCCACTTCCTCACGGGCTTGCTTCCTCAGTCCGAAAATCCCTTTTTCAATTGCTCGGCTTCACTGGCTTTGTCAACTGTTGAAGCGGCTTCATCTAATGTCTGTCCCGGACATTCCCAATAATTCGAAGCTCAATCTTTAGTCCTCAAGCCATGTCAATTTCACCTAATGTCATTTTAGTCACAACTCAGACTGACAGGCGGCTCCAAGGATTCATGCATAATCGACTCGTGCCAAACCACATTTAAGAATTCCTATCTCTTCTTCTAAAgcttatgtttatattttggaAAGCCCCGAACCTGTctgtcataaaaatttctttgaacATGCTGCCTCTCAAAATGAATTTGATTTACAAAATGCTGATCATGTGTCTCTTACCCAAGTGTAGCTCCACAAATGATATCTCACATTATGAAGCTAGAATTTTCTGGGCCATCTTGaaaggaaagaatttttcaCTGGCTCATATGATTATTCTATATACAGCTCGTgtggcaaagaagaaaattggaaaactGTGTTATGGTGCCCTGATCGCAAAGAATTTTTCACTGGCTGATATGATTATTCTATATATAGCTCGTgttgcaaagaagaaaattggaaaactGTGATATGGTGCCCTGATCGGTCTCATCTTAATGGCAAAGGGTatattcattgatgatgatcTCAAGGTAGACAAGTTGACCAATGTGGAAATTTAAAAGGAAAcgctgaagaagataatgatcAAGCTCACTCTTCAAGGTTAGGAAAATCAATGTAATGAAATCGTCCATGTGGGACACGGAGATGATGAAGCTGCTCCATCTAGGCCCCAATTCCTCGTACCAGACAATGGAGATCAACAGCCCAAGGGGAGCCTAATTCTAGAAGCCACATGGATGAGATCTCCAATGCTAATCTCTATTAGGCGGTTAAGGAACTTCAGAAGACGATCCAAAATCTTTGATCCTATCTCATGCGTATAGAGCAAATCGTCCTCGGCCTTCAATGTTATAATAATATTCGCTCTACTCCACGACCATCAGCTCAAACTCCTCCCTCAACCCAAAAAAGATCCCACCGTTGTTAAatcgtttttgtatttttgttttagcTACTAATTCTTGTTTCTATCCGCGATCCTACTAGTTATCAATGAACGTCCTTTCTTTATGAATGGTACTGGAATTCCCTGCGCTcattatgttatattttttattatgacaaaaagagCGAGAGTGTGGAATGTAATGTGAAATATGACTCTTGATACATGCTAAAATTATGTTGATAAGTAAAACCTACTAACAAGTGGTTATCATTTACTTTTTAATGCAAATCTCTATAATTAATTCATTATTCACATCTAGGGAATAGTTTGGTCatcaaaaaaagagagattattGGAAAACATCCCTACAAGATTTTAATGATCACCAAACTATCCTGCATTTCTAATAGTTATAATGATGAATGCAGATTGTAAAACATGTTACCATTATCAATGATCCTATCAATCAGCATAGATGAGATACCTGTCTCTTAGGTGAACAAGCATTAAAATAACTTGGAAGGACCAATTGAGAGAGTAATCTTGAAAGTATTTAGTATCGATGAAGTTAAGGACATCATTGATCTAGATATCACGTGTCATTCGATTGGTATCTTCACTAAAGATGGTTAGCTCAATCATTTATAATCTACACTGGTGATAGTGTGCAATAGATTGAAGTAGTGATGCATTAGGTTTAATGATagtcaaatattttcattattggcAACAACTTATACCTAAACATTGACATaggtaataaaatatttttcgtttagtcaattttttaaagttatacAATCATTTTTAGGAGCAGTATACATTGCTCTGTTTATCTTTTCCATGCATAAGTTGTTGGAACCAAACGTACCAGCCACCATTAGATGCACTGAGTGTTTGGGCTTGTGTTATGCCAACGTCACGTGATTGACGTATAAATCACCCCGTCAGAAGGTCGGCTTAGGCATGTTCTTCAGGTTAGGCTGGACTTTCATGGGTCTTCGGAGACGCTGATCCTGGGCTTCAGCAATCTCTTTCAGGCTTACCAAACGTCAGGTCTGATGTCTCCCTGAAACTCCGTGAGTAGATACACTACTCACTTCCATCCTCTCTCTCAATTCTAGTACCCAAAACTCGATTTTAGTGGCcatgtaaataattttcaacTTATAATATGCTTACCATTGAAGATTTAtgtttcattttcctttatttagcTCTACAAGGTGCTGTCCTTCGACGGGATGAATGTTCCAATTCTGATAAGGAAGTAGTTTATGTTCGTCTTCATCCTGATCCGTCCTCATGCTGGTAATAATTGCCGTAGCACACCGTGGTCCGTACCCTAGACGGCTTAATACATATTTTACGGATAGACGAAGCTGACGAACCAGGCGCGGGCCTCCTCTATCGATTTCGATCATGTCTGCAAATCCTGCTTCCACAGATGGAATACCGATCTCCTCTACACCTTCGTCAAATCTTATGATCCCAAACTCTTGTACTTTGtttcgctttttcttttttcttttttctttttctctatgcTGAAGCTAGTTTACGAAGATGCAATGTACTCTGCGACGTGTTGATTTGTGGATGCACATGACTCGCTTCAACTCTTGTTCTTAATCTATTTATGCGCCTGTTTTCTGAAATTCAGATCCAAACCTTGGTACCATTACTATGTCCGAATTTCCAAGACAGAATTTGCTCTATTTATTGGTCTCTTAGAGCATGCCCGAGGGAACTTGAATCGAAATTTgacaagaacaaaagaaaagcttcttcatttccattaaTAAACACGCAGGACGCTGATACCAATACAGAAACCCTACAACTGGTGACGATGCTCGAAGATTTCCTAAAGGATGTTGCATACACTTTCGTTCACCCACACTCCAAGCTTGTAAGAGCTCTCTAACTTCCTGTACAGTTCGGAGAATTCGCTCCAGTTCCATCTCTGCCCCTGCAATCCAATTATGTATTCTCTCATGCCATCTTGGAAATCCACTATCAGAAAATTTGCTTTGTTGGTTAGTCTCTAGAGCATCTTGAGGCATCAAAGTTTAACAAGAACAAAGGAAAAGCTTCTTCATTTCCAATACTTAACACACAACACACAACACACTGGTAGCAGTACAGAAACTTTACAACTGGTGGCGATGCTCATAGGTTTCCTAGAGGATGCAGCATGCGTTTTCGTTCACCCAGATTCGAAGTTTGTACGCCCCCTGTAACTTCTTGTACAGTTGGGCGACTTCGTTTTTATTCCACTTCTGCACAACCACATCAATGGAGTTAAAAGACAATTGAAACAGATCTGTCACCGTGATTTTGTCTACTTGAGGTGGtaattttgagagagagagagagagagatcttacTTGTTTATTAGGTACCCGTGTCCGAAGGCCAAATCTCACCTGCAAGACATATTGTTCATATGTAAATACATACTTGAACTCGAGCAAATTTCTTGACCTAAATCTCAACTCTAGAGTGATTATTCTCTTATGCTAAtaaggaaatttctttttttttttttttttttttcaggtatGCCGGAACTTAAATTTCTTTTGCACAATTTTCTTGGGCAAATATcatgtttgaatttcaaaaaattgattcaattttctAAAATCGCTTTACAAACTACATGATTTTCTTCTAGACCATCTTGCGCAAACCAAGTTTTTACATATCGTCTATGTGATAGGGGTTAAAATCTTTATGAAGGAGAAAATAGTGCTCTCGATCCCATCATTAAATCAGACTCGATGAAAGGTACGTGGACACTCCTCAGGTAATTTTTGTCGGAAAAGCAAATTCTATTAgagttttgaatttcataaaccATTTTGGAGTACTAGTGTAGTCAAACCTTATACCTGCTTGGAATAATCTTATGGGTCGTGCCTGCCACGCTATGGATTTAGTTTTACTCGTTGCACGCGGAGGAGGCGGCGATTTAAATATATCtcctaaattttgaagaatcaAGATCATATGTTcgtgtttttattttaatttaaactaTAATGTTTACCTTGCGACGGGGTGTATCGGTACTTGGCCTGCTGTCCACTAGGTGTTTGTACTCGTCGCGGCTGAGGATGTAGAAGAAGGTGACCAGCTCGTTAAAATCAAGAGTACCGTTTTCGTCCTTGTCTAGCTTGGCAAAGAGCCAATCATGGTTGTCGCTTTGAAACCCGAAAAGGCCCATGAAGGTCACGAACTCGTCGATGCTTATGTTGCCGCTCTTGTCCGTGTCCATGGCCTCAAAAACCTCTCGGCTGCCTGCTTCTGGTCCTGCGACAGGCCCTTGTAGTGAACCGACGCAGCATCACGGACCTTTTCCATATCTATATCTGCCGACACGGCCTCGCCGATCGTTTGTATAATCATCTCTGTCGACGTGACCACATTGACCATTTTTGCCGCGGCCTCGCCGACCTTTTCTATATTATTCTTCGCCGACGCGACCACACTGACCACTTTTGCCGCGGCCTCACCAACCTTTTCTACGTTTTTCTCTGCCGATGCGACCACGCTGACTATTTTTGCCGATGCAGCCTCGCCGACTTTTTCTATATCCGTATTGACCACATTGACCATTTTTGCCAACACAGCCTCACCGGCTTTTTCTATATCCATCTTTGCCGGCGCGACCTCATCGACTGTTTTGACCGTCGTGTGACCTCGGGGTCCTTCCCTATATCTATCTCTTCCGACCCGGCCACGCAAACCTTTTCTgtgtccatctctctctctctctctctctctgggggaTGTGTGCAAGCGCCATTGCTACGGAGGTTATTGAAGTACTTATAAAGAATCTCAGTTGAGCGTTCCCTGTGTTACCCTCACACAAGaacggaaaataaaaataaaaataaaagcgaAGCGTGAATGATTTTTAGATTGTTACTGGTGAACAATCATCGTCAATGTCAATTCGTGCACTTCAATTAGGACGTGCAAGTAACATTTGCTGAGGGCAATGTTACATGGGTGAAGAAATCTTATTATAACCTTTTTTTACCATGTGACgtgttaaattttttaattaaatatttaaagtaACCACTCATACAATGCATGGATCCCTTTGGTTTCAATTCGATTGAGACTTACTGGTATTTCTATTGCCACCATCTGGTAGTCCATTAAATACCTCACTAATCCCATGAATCATCAAATCCAAACTTTCGTTTTGTATAAATGACCCTAAGCAAGAATAGTTTGCATGTAATTAATGAGATTTGATTGGATGAACACCAATTTCTAAACTAGAAATCACCTAACCCCCAACCAAGATATTTCCTGTCAGTTGTGTTCTCTGAGCTCTTATAGTATCCACTCTACCTTGAACGTGTGGTTTAAAGCCTAGAGAAGAGTAAGAGGGAATCCGGAATGCACATAAGGACCTCAAATTATCGGTGACTGGTCTGGAGCACGAGAGGGGAGTTTGGTCGACCGAAGCACTTGTCTGAAAGGAAAGGCAAGTCTAAGAAGGTATATGATTATAAACCGAAGGTTTTATACCTTTTAAGGAAAAGATAGTTGTGATCTAGCATCCAttcgttttgcggaaaatattatatttcgaaaatattttcctataagtcattttctaggaaaatgactttattttcctaaagtgTTCGACCGCAACCTATacttttaatggaaaatatttttcaccgttcgttagctaatttaattatttgggaaaatttatcaaaaattgaattttaataattttaattgaccaaaaaattagttttatttttaatatttaaaaaaaatgatttttaattatttgtatttttaaaaaattgaaatttttattatttttattattatttctttctttttctttttttcttccttcctccttcctccttcttcctcctccttcctccaccgcTGCACGCTTGACGATGGCCGGTTGCCCGACGGCCAACCAAGATTCGGTCGCTAGATCCAATGAGCTTGAGGCTCGACCAATCTTGCTCGAGCTTGTGGCTCACCGGGCCGAGCGAacctctggcgagctcgaggcaaggctcgagcccCCGCCCGGCTCGTCGGATCCGGCAAGGCCCAAGCTCCGCCCCAGGCTAGCGAGCTTCGCCTCGCCCGATCTAGCGACACCCAAGCTCGACTTCGCCAGATCGGGCTAGGCAAAGCCTCACTGGCttggggcgaggctcgagcgGCTCGCGACTATAGCTGGTCACCGGCTTGCAGCCGCGGCTAGTTGCTAGCTCGCGGCTGCAACCAATTGCTGCCGTCGTGGTTAGCGACCAGCCAaagctaaggaagaaagatgaaaatgaaagaaaagaaaaacaaaaagaaaaggaaaaaaagaaaaagaaagcataaaaataaaacaaaaatgtgttgatgaaaagaagaagttatgaaaatgttttccacttttcaaaagttgaaaacattttcctcatctttgaaggttgttttttccaatgatggaaaacattttccttgagtagtttattttccgtgaaatgaataCCGGAAAATCCGGGAAATGTTTTCCTGAaagtcattttccgtgaaacgaacggagccttaatATTACATGATCTTGAAATTAGGTTGAAGAATTGAGAGTGCTCACACTAGGAGTCTTTAGATGACTTATTGCCCTAATTTCAGAGTGTCTGCATTTAGATCATGGAACGGGTAGGGATCCAACTAAGGGATTATTGAACTTTTGAATTTGACTGATTATAGTCTATCAactcgaggagagagagagagtctttgACTTTTTAAGATGTGAGATTATTTTCTTAAGGGAAAACCTAATCTCGAATTTATCGGAAGAAATCAATATGTTGTTACTTTCTTCATATGTAAAAGTCGTTATATTGGAAATGACCCAAATTTGaaagatagtttttttttttttttttcagggtgATGCTTTAGAGTTTGGGCCCGTTTTGACCCAAAGGGTTTCGtgcctttttattattattatggaaTTTGGCCTTAAAATTGACCTAAAAATGGACACTGTCTACCAACCATGACTTACACGTATATGGACTTTAATAACTTACTTACTATTAGAAATGTGTGTAGTGTACTTCAATGTGCCAAGTTATGTGGGGTTCACCGACAATGTCATACGTGATCAAATCAACAAAGTAAGTATAATTCTCTTCATGATAATTAGAATCTTACGTAACGATAACTTGTTTTACAAAATTGTAAAGAACACTCAGATTAAATATAAGTAAAACATAGAAGCCtatgcaaaaattattttgtgtgCTTTAATCACTTGGTTTTGGATGTTGTGTATTCTGGGTTCAAGTCATGACATCTCCTACTTAACATAAACTCGAAGTGACACTTGCCACCCAGTGCATGGAGTGATACTCAATATATGTGGACATAGCAATTTATGTATAATTATGagattagtaaaaaaaatttaaaaaatgtggATCCgttttatttataagtaaaagaaaacaaaaagtatGTAGATATGTTTAAAAACTTCACAAGGACTGAAGTGATCTGCAAAGACCTTTACATCACTCGGTCTTGGTCATCTCTAAATTACATAAAAGATTGAGTGAATAAAACTGATCACGATACGAAATTTTTATGGAAACATGTGTTCTTTAGTGAGAACCatagatttttcaaaatgaaagtgcctttgatttaatataatttagttTATGTATTACTTGCACGTTTAAATTGAAGGAGCTTTCAAGAACGCGACGGTTTGATAGAACTTCAACTCCTTGGCGAACTTAATGTGTTTTCACGGAAAAACATGTGCGGTTGTTCACTGTCGTATCTTAAAGGCTTGAGAAACAATTCCATCAAGCCTGTCCTGGTCTTTAACATCACGCCCACCCTTTTTTTTCTGTCCTTTGTCTAAGATTAGACGCCACCTTCTTGACAGCCCGTTAATCACCTCGTCAAGCGTAATCTGATACAGAAAAGGCCACAGAAAATCAACTTGTGCTTCTTTTCAAGAGAAGCGTAACCTATAATGTCTAGGAATACACTTTCCTTGAACCACTATCTTTCTGATAAATCATGTCTTCCTTGGTGGAGACATCCGTCACTGTTCTACGTGACTCGTGTTCTTCGTCAGTTTTCCTGTAGATTATCGCATCTTCTGCGAACCACGCACAAAACTTTCGAAAATGTTTAAAAGCACCATCCAATTTGTACAGGATAACGTCTCTTTGTGCCAAATGACTTAACTATTTATTCAAACGTTCCTCACGGAGCATGAAAACTGTTAATGGGATCAAGTTTTATTCCATTCTCAAACTGCTAATATCCACttctcaaaaacaaatttagaaaaaattacgTGACGTTTAATACTTATCTTGTCAACGATAACTCCAGCCGTGAGAATCTTTTAGCCATTGTCTTTTCTTGCTCTGTTGAGCAGACGACGGTCTGTAACCCTCGGGCTTGTCCTTGCTCCTGCTCTGCCTGGTTAACTACCATAATGGCCGGACGAGAATGCAGGCTCTGTTATCTCTAATCAAACCTTTTTTGATCTGTTCAAGAATCTGTTCCTAATATTCTTCTACCTATTATACAGTAGATGTTATGTTTGTTTCTCATATTTATTGAAGCAAAATTATTGGAATACATTTCAGTATCGTTTTGTCGATACAATCATATAAGGAGAGGGATTCAATTATCGATCTACGAACTATATGCACTATTTTGGCATCCAATATCTCTATCACCGAACGTTTTAGAAGGTCAATTAATTAAGAAAGTTGTTGGCAATAAACATTACCCCTTAAAGCAAAATGGAGCCAATTTGCCTCCCGAAACCATAAATGCCCCAAGCCacattaattgattttatattaaataatgCCACATCAGAATTTTTTACGAGAGAAATTCCCGATGTCACTTAGataaactttttttctaaaaacaattATAGTATTTAAGTGATCGatcaaaaaattatgagatCAAAATAAGCGTTGTGTGAAAGCTATAGTACTATCaatgtccttttttatttttcataacttaatttatctttttccccctcttctTTCTCTAACACTGGCTCTTCAACTTCTCTCACTTTTCCCTAAATTTGTGGTTGGAAAAGATAGAGAAAGTTGTAAGAATCGGAATAAGCAAGAAGATTCTGACTTCATAACAATAGCACGTAGAGATATTGATAAAACATAAAAAGTTAATTGTATTTTATAATTACTCGATTGAGCAGCGGACCGTAGACCAccttaaatgaatatttattatttgatctaTATGTTCACATAAGAAGTACACTGGGAGCAATACATAACAGCCAAATATCCTTAAAAGGTTATGTTCTACTTCATATGTGTGGTTCTTAATCGACGTGCTCTTGCTTCTActgatttttcctttctattttccaTTGGGCTGACAATTTCATCTTTctataatttatgattttaattttttttattggtaatTCACGATTTCAATTGAGAATGGTGATAAAATATCCCCTATATATTTTGTTTCCTCTCATGATGTGAGCTGATTTAAATATGCAGGTAACCCATTTTGAAGAATTCAAGAGAGTCTAAATTTAcaattgttattaaaaaaatgtgatttcAAAAAGTTTCATCTTTCtactattattctttttctttttttagtttattaaacaCAAGTTTTACTTTCTCTAGATACTTTGTtataatattatgaaaatttggaaaaagtaccaaaaaaagtcctaaatatgtTGCCTCAGtaacaattcaattataaacttttaaattgaccatttcagtcataaacattttgtattcgTACCAATTGAATacattcaactaattttggtcggaaattaCTAATATGGACAATGGTTGTTCTATATAGCACAGCTAACACTAATATggatatttttccattttattttattttttcctttcttttgtcacTGGCCACAAGTCATGGCCAATGAGAATTGGCCTcgcttgggcaagggttgccctcaccgCCATAGGTGAGGGTCAACCTAGCCAGGCTATACATGGACACTAGTGAGGCCTCTTGCTCAATCTAttgaggccaaccctcacccaagccaaggTGGACTTGCTGGGCATTGCCTAAGCAAGGGTGATTCCCCACGAGCCCCACCTCAGCAAGGGCAATGAGGCACAAGAAGacatcatcaacaacaacaacaataagaAAGGAGGCACAAGCAACAGTAACAGTCACGTTTGCAAATAAAGCAATGTGAGGCGGATGCCAATGACAAATTAGATAAGGATCCTAAAGGACCTCTACTACAACTACGGCATGCGGTTCCCCATGGCTAACTAGATCTAGAGGATCTCTACTTGCCTTTGCCAATACGACAAGATCGAGGACAAGAATTATTCTACTAGTTCCAAAACCAAAAGGCCCGCAAGAACTAGGTGAGGCTCACTGTGCCTCGCCCGTGCTCAAGCGACACTCGACGAGGCCAACCCTTACCAAGGTGAGGGGCGGCCTCAGCATATCAAGCGAGGGTTGCCCCAATGGCGGTTGCCCTAGCCTAGGTGCAGCTCAAggaggccaaccctcacctaTGGCGGTGAGACCAGTTTTTACTAGCCATGGCCTGTGGCTGGAGTCAACGAGCAGCTACcaacaaaaagagaagggaatgaaaaagtaaaaagaagaaaggaaaaaaaaggaaaaatcaaaaaattactaaaaatgtTCATGTCACAGCCAATCATGCTAAGTAGGATGGTCAGAGTTCACATTGAcaatttccaactaaaattgattgaatgaaatcaattg
This Eucalyptus grandis isolate ANBG69807.140 chromosome 7, ASM1654582v1, whole genome shotgun sequence DNA region includes the following protein-coding sequences:
- the LOC104414418 gene encoding uncharacterized protein LOC104414418, yielding MDTDKSGNISIDEFVTFMGLFGFQSDNHDWLFAKLDKDENGTLDFNELVTFFYILSRDEYKHLVDSRPSTDTPRRKVRFGLRTRVPNKQKWNKNEVAQLYKKLQGAYKLRIWVNENACCIL